A DNA window from Christiangramia salexigens contains the following coding sequences:
- a CDS encoding mechanosensitive ion channel domain-containing protein: MYEVLSNYRYELVYTGVVFIILLIIQFLLKKAAHRVGKRSEINFTRTRLMFKYINILNILIAAFLLSIAWGLGLTQISVIFSSVFAVIGVALFAIWSILSNITSGIILFFSFPYKIGDTIRIHDKDLPIEAMIEDIKAFHLHLRTQEGELITYPNNLILQKAVSLVEHNRKNEEGKEAL, translated from the coding sequence ATGTACGAAGTTTTATCAAATTACCGCTACGAACTGGTATATACAGGAGTTGTTTTTATCATTCTCCTGATAATTCAATTCTTATTAAAAAAAGCTGCTCATAGAGTTGGTAAAAGAAGTGAGATCAATTTCACACGAACCAGACTTATGTTCAAGTATATTAATATCCTTAATATACTTATAGCTGCATTTCTATTATCTATTGCCTGGGGCTTGGGGCTAACACAAATTTCAGTGATCTTTTCATCGGTATTTGCCGTAATTGGGGTAGCTCTTTTCGCGATCTGGTCCATCTTAAGTAACATAACTTCAGGGATCATACTATTCTTTTCTTTTCCCTATAAAATTGGAGATACTATAAGAATTCATGATAAGGATCTTCCAATTGAAGCGATGATAGAAGACATCAAGGCTTTTCACCTTCATTTAAGAACTCAGGAAGGTGAACTTATTACCTATCCAAATAATCTCATCCTGCAAAAAGCGGTTTCTTTGGTAGAACATAACCGTAAGAACGAGGAAGGCAAAGAGGCGCTCTAA
- a CDS encoding geranylgeranylglycerol-phosphate geranylgeranyltransferase: MLSFLKLIRAGNLLFIALTMFLVKYGLFTPFGVDITLNLFGFSMLVLSVVLVAASGYVINDIYDVDADLKNKPERTYINTSISEKAAYRLFFIFNIIGLGLGFYLSNMIGRPGFSAFFILGSAVLYMYNSQWQQTILVGNILVSVIVGLIPVGVGLYDLLPAITPQNQQTQSVIFSILIDYSIFAFLVNFIREIVKDQEDINGDHNAGYKTLPIVIGISRTNKLLFFLALLPTGFLIYYIYHYLFENLSAVLYALFLLVAPLLFFLVNIWKAKKKKEFKRLSLILKAVLFFGLISIGLLQFILL, from the coding sequence ATGCTGAGTTTTCTAAAACTAATACGAGCAGGCAATCTACTTTTTATTGCCCTTACCATGTTTCTGGTTAAATATGGGCTTTTCACGCCTTTTGGAGTGGATATCACTCTTAACCTTTTTGGTTTTAGTATGCTGGTATTATCTGTTGTTTTAGTGGCAGCTTCAGGTTATGTGATCAATGATATTTATGATGTGGATGCCGACCTTAAAAATAAACCGGAACGCACTTATATCAATACCAGCATTTCAGAAAAAGCGGCTTACAGGCTTTTCTTTATTTTCAATATCATTGGTTTAGGCCTGGGATTCTATTTATCAAATATGATTGGAAGACCGGGTTTTTCAGCCTTTTTTATTCTTGGTTCTGCGGTGCTATATATGTATAATTCCCAATGGCAACAAACCATCCTCGTCGGCAATATTCTGGTTAGTGTGATTGTAGGGCTTATCCCCGTTGGAGTTGGACTCTATGATCTGCTCCCGGCGATCACTCCTCAAAATCAACAAACACAATCGGTAATCTTTTCAATACTTATAGATTATTCCATATTTGCTTTTCTGGTGAATTTCATACGGGAAATAGTAAAAGATCAGGAAGATATTAATGGAGATCATAATGCCGGCTATAAGACCTTACCCATAGTTATAGGCATAAGCAGAACTAATAAACTTCTATTTTTTCTGGCACTATTGCCTACAGGTTTTCTGATTTACTACATATATCATTATTTATTCGAAAATCTAAGCGCCGTACTATATGCCTTATTTTTACTGGTTGCACCTTTGTTGTTCTTCCTTGTAAACATCTGGAAAGCAAAAAAGAAAAAAGAATTCAAACGATTGAGCTTAATCCTGAAAGCGGTTCTGTTTTTTGGATTGATCTCAATAGGATTATTGCAATTTATATTACTCTAA
- a CDS encoding Maf-like protein, producing the protein MLKDKLKNAEIILASGSPRRHKFFEELEIPVTIDIRPVDEVYPDNLDKQDITDYLATLKARAFKNELKENQILITSDTIVYNDGAAMGKPSSHEEAVAMISSLSGKDHEVITSVCFSTQNNQRVLNYTTRVYFRELSNEEIEYYVTNYKPYDKAGGYAIQEWIGLIGIEKIEGSYFNVVGLPTHLVYKTLEEILAD; encoded by the coding sequence ATGCTGAAAGATAAACTTAAAAACGCTGAGATCATTTTGGCTTCAGGTTCTCCAAGAAGACATAAATTTTTTGAAGAGCTTGAAATTCCGGTCACCATAGATATTAGACCTGTAGATGAAGTCTATCCCGACAACTTAGATAAACAGGATATTACAGATTACCTCGCCACTTTAAAAGCCAGAGCTTTTAAGAATGAGCTTAAGGAAAATCAGATCCTCATCACCAGTGACACTATAGTATATAATGATGGAGCGGCGATGGGGAAGCCTTCAAGCCATGAAGAAGCTGTCGCAATGATCAGCTCTCTTTCCGGTAAGGATCATGAAGTGATCACTTCGGTTTGTTTCTCTACTCAAAACAATCAAAGGGTGCTTAATTATACTACAAGGGTTTACTTCAGAGAACTTTCTAATGAGGAAATTGAGTACTATGTGACTAATTACAAACCTTATGATAAGGCTGGTGGCTATGCGATTCAGGAATGGATAGGGCTTATTGGAATTGAAAAAATTGAAGGAAGCTATTTTAATGTCGTAGGATTACCTACTCATTTGGTTTACAAGACTCTTGAGGAAATCTTAGCCGATTGA
- a CDS encoding septum formation inhibitor Maf: protein MFNRSVYFLSLLLFCSCGDKVIEKKTRTLSEEFKNYWYNGEAEITSYKLTQARYGELREGTAVKIFVTEDFLPGEQVKANNANADNISVLKLNSTKNFITGIYPYSIMESCFYPLAIDSHALKISASIQEWCGQVYMQLNNRHKYEVKSHSYFAGEADKEQRIEKVALENEIWTKIRVLPNDLPVGNFEMLPSFEFLRLSHKETKPYSARGEYFTEDSLHIYSLEYPELNRKLKIYFTRSFPHSIERWEETYPSGSGKDAEILTTIAKKKQRIKTAYWKQNSNKHIYLRDKLELN, encoded by the coding sequence ATGTTTAATAGATCTGTTTATTTTCTCTCCCTGCTTCTATTCTGCTCCTGTGGAGACAAAGTTATCGAAAAGAAAACCCGGACTTTATCTGAAGAATTCAAGAATTACTGGTATAATGGAGAAGCAGAAATCACTTCGTATAAACTCACACAAGCCAGATATGGTGAACTAAGAGAAGGTACTGCCGTGAAGATATTCGTTACCGAAGATTTCTTACCCGGGGAACAGGTTAAGGCTAATAATGCCAACGCAGATAATATTTCGGTCTTAAAACTCAACTCTACAAAAAACTTTATAACCGGAATCTATCCATACAGCATTATGGAAAGTTGTTTTTATCCTTTAGCTATAGATTCGCATGCTTTAAAAATTTCGGCTTCCATCCAGGAATGGTGCGGTCAGGTCTACATGCAACTGAATAATCGCCACAAGTATGAAGTGAAGAGTCATTCCTATTTTGCAGGAGAGGCCGATAAGGAACAAAGAATAGAAAAGGTAGCACTCGAAAATGAGATCTGGACCAAAATAAGAGTATTACCAAATGATCTGCCGGTTGGAAACTTTGAGATGCTGCCATCTTTCGAGTTTTTAAGATTGAGCCACAAGGAAACTAAACCGTATTCTGCCAGAGGAGAATATTTTACAGAAGACAGTCTGCATATTTATTCGTTAGAATATCCCGAATTAAATCGCAAGCTTAAAATTTATTTCACACGTAGCTTTCCTCATAGTATTGAGCGTTGGGAGGAAACCTATCCTTCAGGTTCTGGAAAAGATGCCGAAATTTTGACTACTATAGCCAAAAAGAAGCAACGTATAAAGACTGCTTACTGGAAGCAAAATTCAAATAAACACATATATTTGCGAGACAAACTGGAATTAAATTAA